The Cygnus olor isolate bCygOlo1 chromosome 10, bCygOlo1.pri.v2, whole genome shotgun sequence genomic interval CCCACTCGTGGACCTGAAGAGGTGGGTGTGTGAAGCTcactttcattctctttctgtCTGCCATCAGATGTCTGTGGCAGATACGGCAACTTGAAGACTTGCTGTATCTCCTCTTTCCCGACCGTGTCAGCTTTGCTGTAgtcacctggctgctttgcGCTGCGCCCCCGGCTAGCCAGCCTCTGGCACGGCTGTAATGCGTTGCAGACCTGTTGGTCCTACAGGCCTGGggccccagcacccacagctcaCACTGGGGCATCAGCAAAGCCCCTTTTGGGCCTCTGCAGCACCATTTTACCAGGAGACTTCAGGGACAGAAATACCAGGGACATTTTCACCTCTGGCGTTGACTAGATTGCACCGGTCAGCCTAAAGATGTTGGTCTCAAGCCCAGCTCAGCTTTTAAGGAGCTCCACTGTCCTTGCAGCGAGCACAAAATTCCCTGTGCTTTGTCTTCCCTGCCTCTCTCACCCAGCCCCTGCTGTCTTCTGGGGCTGTTTAAGGTGTTTGTTGGCTGTGACACTTCCCCAGGAGCCTCCCTTGAGAAGCGaggaggacagagagagagCCTGCTGTGGTGTTTTagctctgctggctgggctCAGATGTTAAGGCCAGGAGAGAAGACCTGGACTCAGCGCAGAGATGATCAGTTTATTCAATTAATCATCAAGTGTTTATTCTGCTGCCGGGAGGTGAGAGGCAGAATCAGCTGACTTGATCTCCTGGACTCCTGTGCTATTAGGTTAGATGTAGCTTGATGAATTCTGGGCTGCCTGGAGCAGCCCGGAGGGGAGGATGAAGCAGTGAGCGCTGTCGGGCAGCTGGGCACTGATGGGCTCGGTCAGGCAGTTTCTAGGGGCTGTGCGTTGGGGTGGGGTTCCCCGTTGTTCTCACTGCAGGTGGGTTACAGATGAGAGATGGGGAGCCCGGGAGAGCGTTGCCCGTCCTGCGGAGCCAGGCACGGAGCAGTTTCATACCCGCCTGCCCTTCTCTGCAGCGTGGCCGGAAGGAATTGACCTGCTCGGGTGGTGGTTCAGCACTGTCAGGTTTGCACGGCTGCTTGGCAGGGTCAGGGACCCCAGGAAGGGTTAGAGGGCTACAGAACCGCTGAGTCCATCTTGTAGGAGGGATGTGATGCTTTCGTCAGCCTGTCAAAGAACAGACTCAAGAGGTGACTTGATCCACCTCTTGGAGGTGGTGTAAGATTGGTGTAATCTCAGCTGACAGCCAGGGAAGGTgacccagcagctgggagctgaggcCACACACCCAAAGCAGGAAAGATCTGCTGCTCACCTTTGTCACAGACTCACCTGGCCGGTGTGATTGATACAGGGCAGTGACATTtctgctgtccctgtgcccTGGATCACATCTTGCTCCTTTGTTTGCCATGCGGGCAGTCTCCTAGGCACCTCCTGGTACTACTCACTCCCTTCAcaagagctgcagagctctgtgcagctCTCTTCATCTACACCTGGAAGTTCTGCGTACCCAAGCCCATCTCCACCTGTTTCTGCTGTGCGGGCTTGCCATCTtcacagccttttctttttttaacctgtcCCCAGGCCTGTCCTGTTTGGCAACTCATTACTTTCCTGACGGTAATGCTGTCCATGTCTGTTCTCTCTCTTGCCCATAGACCTCTTCACTGCTTTAGCTCAAATTCTGGTCCCCGCACGTGTAGCCAAGCTGCTCCCATTTTTCCTGTCTGGCTGTGCAGCCCTCTCAGGGGAGGTgagagcctcctcttccccgtGTGCTGAAGCAGTGTTCCTCCAGTCCTCGTGTGCTTCTCCCTGGCTTTCTGCGCTGTTCCTGCTGTGCTTCCAGCgttgtgctgtgctctgggcccaagtgctctgcctgctctcctctgctttaTCTTGcaaaggcagggagaggggagatgTCAGTGAAAAACTGCTCCATTTCCTTTATGAATTCTTCATGTTCCAGGGAAGCTTAGCCCTGTCTGATCTCTAACAGCGTGTTCTACTGTTCCACTTCCAAGATGGGAAGTGCCCTCGTTCTTACATGCTCTAGCATTCTCCCCAGTGGCTGACACTCGCATCCCCCCTCTGAGCCTTGCTGGGTTCACCTGGCAGCCTCAGGACAGGGGCTGTGCAAGGCAGGTGAGGCTCAGCTCTTCCATTTCCTGCTGCGATGCCTTTCTGGAGCCCGAACTCCCAGACAGCGGCGATGCCCcgacctgcagctgcagcatccccagcgCTGCGATGGGGAGCTTGGTGCAACGAGCTGTGGGACTGCCCCTGGTGTGTGCATCCAGCTCGGGGCCCTATTTCAGACCTCTCGAGCTTGGCTGTATTGATCAGCCTAGTTAAATGCCAGCCTGGGGATTAGATCTGGATCACAAACAGGTTTCCCCCTGTGCCTTCCGCCTCTCACACCGGTCTTGCTGAGGCCCTCCTGGCTGCGGGAGATCCTGTATTCCTCGCCGTTCCCCTGGTCTCTcggggagcagctgcagtgcgCCACTGCTATTCTTAGCTGCGGAGACGGCGTGCGAGTACCTGGCCcggcagagctggagctggagctctCGCACTGCTTGCTGCCTAGCAGATCGCAGATAAATTATCCAGAAGATCTTGGGAGTATGTAATTGAGTATCTCTGCCACAGGCTGTGCTTGCAGCAATGTGCGCTCTGCTGTGCAGACGGGCACAGTAATTGCTCGCTCCCCCGAAGCCTAGAGCTCCGGGTTCGTCTCGAGTGCTTGTGCCTGCTTCTCGGTGATTTTGGAGGGACGCCTCAGATTCGCTTGTCAGGTTTCATGCTCCCTCCTTTCTTGGCAGGAGGTTTTGTATCGCAAACAATTACCTTCCCCCTGGCTGTTTTCCTTACCCTAAAGATGTTTTGCCAcctggctgctggcacagcccacCCTTCTGACACAGGGCTGGAAAAGCCTGCAGGTGCCGAGGCGGGCGGGTGCCCGGGGGCAGCGACCGGCTCTGTTcggagctgctggcagggcctCAGGACTGACCTCCTTTCGAAGGGCCGTGGACCAAGGACCTCTAAatcttcctcagcagcagcccagtCACAGTAACAATTTGCCATCGCCCTGGGAGGTGCTACCAGCTGAAATAAGCAGCAGGTGGATGTCCCCCGTGCGGCGCTGCATCCGCATCTGTGAGGGATTTGGGGCCGCCGCACCTTGCTGACGGGTCTCACGGTTCTGCATGGCCACCTGCTTCTCGCTGGCTTTGTCCTGTCCGGCCCCGAGggcacttctgctgctttgtcgGCCCCGGCCAGCTCGGCTCTCCCCGCGCTTTCAAAGGAAAGGCTTGGCGCGGGGCCGAGCCGGAGCTGCATGCTGCACCCTGGTCCCACGGCGTCAGAGCTGCTGGCACGGGCGCTGCTGGCAGCCGTCCCCGCACGTCCCTGGCAGCGGCGTTAGGGGAAGGCGTGTGGCTGAGTGACCTGACTGACTGCACcgtctccctctctctctgccccAGATCGGCCGACCATTCTCTGCCCGGATCTTCCGTTTCCACAGACTTTGGCAGCTGGCAGATGGTGACAGGGTGTGGCAGCATTCGGGAGCAGGCGAACCTGAGCGCGGACGCCTCTCTCCCTTGCAGCTTCCCGGATGAGTTCCCTAGCACTTGCCTGTAAGTGTCTCAAACGCAGGATCTGTCCCCTGGGGGCTCTCAGCTGGCTGCGAGCGCTGGAGCTTTGTCACCCTGGTGCTTTCGAAGAAGCCTGGGAGCCCGTAACAAGCTGTCCCGTCTTCACTGCCTTGATGCTTTCCATCTGCAAATTCTGTCATTGAGAAATTCTGGCACTGAGCGCTCTGTGGTTGTGCTGGACTCTGAAAGAAACCAGCTTCTTCTCTGCCAAGTTGCTTTCTGCAGGAggcctttctctctcttccccaaaAACAGTGAATTTGGGCATAAATCTAGTGCAGCTGAGGATGCCTGCTTGTCAGGGCAGGACTGGTGGCCCAGCCCTTCTTGCTTTCGGATCTTGCTCTTCCACATCTCCCTGCTGGGTTCAGAGCCTTGCTGCAGTGGGAGAGGGGCTTTTATTCTGTCTGACCACATGCAGCCGCGTTTGCAGGCACTGCACCTggcctgggcagcagagcccccccTGCATCCCACTGCACGGCGCTGTGCAGAGCGGCTGGGAGGCACGCCTTCCTCCCCAGGCTGAAAGTCACCTCTGCAGAAAGACGGGAGCTGAGCTTTAATTGCTATTAGAGGAGAACCTCGGCGTGTGCCTGCAGGCTGCACGCTCTCAATCACGAAGCTGAAATGGCAGATGAGGGCCTGCCGCTAGCTAGCTGGGCTGGAGGTGTGCCGCCAAACACCTCCGGCCCCTAACCAGAGATCTGAGGACAGGCTTTGGGGGTAGAGCAGGGTGAAAACAAACGTCTCCCGTGAAacaggctgcctgggctggctCAGCTGCTCTTGGGGCTGTGGGCTGTCCTGCTGAGTGGAGGAGAGCCGCTTCCCCAGGTGACGGTGAATTTAGAAGAGCTGTGAATTGGCTGGGTTGGGGAATCACCGGGGATGTCAGGCACGGCCTGGCTGGGTGATGattctccctgctgctttgggaCACGCTgcgctgctcctgcagctggctggggaATTGGAAGTGACTGAAGAGCACACATCTGAAGTAGTGACTGCGTTCCTGTCCCCTGAGCCTGGCTGTGCTaggtggctgctgctcagcagtgaGTGTCATTGCCACCCTTCTTGGAGCTGGAGCTAACGTCGGGACAGGGAATGTGGTAGAGAAGTGCAACTTGAAGTtgggctctgcagcactgaagcTGCCCGTGGGCTCTTGTAGCTTGGAGCCTGGGTCCTTGGGCCAGCCAGGTTCAAAAGGAGGGGGACAGCGGTGCTGCTTCTCCCTTGGGCGTGCAGCAGATGCTACGGGTGCTTTGCCCTGCTCAGCTCTTTGCTGCAGCCGCAGGGTGCTGTGCTCATGGGCTGGGGACTGCTCGGCTGCAGGGGtcaggagcaggctgctggtTGGAGGGGAACACAAGGATATCGATTGCCTCAAGCCTGACCCAGggcctcctctctctctctctgctctgcagcagctctctttGCTTAGGAGCCCACTGTAATTCtatcccttctttttttttttgcccagcaGTGAGATTTTAGAGATTCAATTCCACTGGCACCACAGCAGTTTGGGGTGGAGGTACGCTTTTCACACCCTGCTTCCTTGTGCTTGTGTGGGGCTTGTCAGGGTTCTCCTAGAGCTGGGGCTTCGGCCGTCTCCTCTCGTCCTGCACCAGGGGCTgcgcagcagggcagggcaacGGGGGCTTGGCCAGGACACTcgcccagccctgctcttgGACCTCGGCACCGAGGTGGCACTGAGCAGTTGGTGGCTGGCAGCGGCCAGCTGGCCAAACCCACGCCTTCCAGTCTCTCACTCTCTGAAAGAAGCTGTCTGAACGCAGAGCCTGCCCTGGGCAGAGGTGTGAACACGAGAAGCTGCAGGACCTAGCTCTGCTGCCCGCCCTCGCTTGCCTCCTTTACCTCTGCGTCTGCAGAGGATTTAAGATCGCTGAACTCAAGGTGCAAGCAAGCCTTGCTTTCCTGcagcttatttttaatgctaGCAGGTTGGCGAGCTCTGCCTTCTAATTAGCTTAccaaaaagcatcttttttttttccgtgttTAGAGATGTTGCCTTTCTACTTTGCCCTCTGGCTTCTCCTTATTATCAGGCACTGTAAACACGGGCTGGGCTGCCTGCCGCAGCCCCGCTCGCTGTTTACAGCCCTCCCACCGCATCCTCTCGCTGCCGTTTCCGGACTgaagctgctggctgtgggtgGTTAACGCTCCCGTTCAAATTAGCTGTGCCAATTTATAGCCGGGCCCGGGGCGCTGGGGAGATGAAAGAGAATTTCTGACGGGGAGGCTCGCACGGTGCCCTTGGGGCGACCTTTGAGAAACGCCTTCCTCTCCCCGGGGGCCGTGGGCACGGCGCGGAGGCGCGCAGCGAGGCCGGGTTCGGGCTGCCTCTGAAGGGCTGCCTTGCCTTCCGCTGCTCCCTCGGTGGACACCTTGCCTTCCTGCCCCTCTTTGTGCGCTAAGCCAGGTGCACAGCCCAGCTGGAGAGGAGAGCGGGGCCTGGGGGACACCGTGCCGTCCTCTGCGGGCTCCATCCTGCCCGTGTGCAGTGGTAACACCTCTCaactcccctcctgccctgaaTTTTGGCAccttctccctgccccaaaGCTCCCCGTGCGCCCGCAGGCATGCACAAAGGGGCAGCGAGAGGCTGGGAAGCGAGGGACGGGTGGAAGTGGGGTGGAAGCAACTGCCCAGACACGGCAGCTGTGGACGGGCTCCATCTGGAAACACAGaaaggcagggagctggcacGGGGGGCTGACGTCCGCCGGCGCCCGCTGGGCCAAAGCGGCGATTTCTGTGTGAGCCCGCGGTGAGGAgcggggtggtggtggaggaggagacCAGGGGAGAGCTGCCGAGCTcagggggcagcagcaccaggggcCACCTTCTCTGCAGGATCCAGGGACCCCGGGAGCGGGGTGCCCGCCGGCGCTGACCTCCCCGTTCTGTCTCCTAGGCTGGTGTCGGCGAGCGACCGCGAGTCCCGGCTGGAAGAAGTGCGTTCCTCCTTCCTGGCCGGCTACAGCCGCACCATCGGCCTCAAGgccgtgccccccagcccctcggggGCCATCGGGGGGCTCCTCGAGCAGTTCGTGCGGGGCGTGGGactgagaggcagcagcacgcTCTGAGCGCCCGGCTCCTGGACCGACCGCTGGCTGGAGGAGACCCGGGACGAGCCGGGACCCCCGGCCTTGGGGACACGCCGGCCCCCGTGGACCCAGCTCCGGCTCACGGCCGCCCTTGCGTGGGTCTGGGGGAGCAGCGGGGGGGTTCCCGGGCCCCTGGTGCAGTAAAGCCATCTCTGCCGCCCCGCCGCCTGTTCGTGTccgggctgcgggcggggggaggcgggcggcgggcagagccggggggcggcggcggcggcggcggcgcgggggaGCCGGGCGCCGGGAGCGGCTCCGGCGGGGGCGCCGCTGGTTATAAATAGCCCGGCCCACGCTCCGGGAGCGGCGGCACCGAAATAGCTCCGAGCCCGCGCCTGCAGACGGGAGCCCCGACGGGACGGGAGCCGGCACCGAGCGTCCCCCGGGCCACGACCCGCGGCGGGGGCTCccggcggggccgagccgcgTCGCCCACCGGGTGTCCCCCCACCTCTCCTCTCGGTGCCGGTGCCCGGGGCCGAACCCCCCGTTCGCCGGGGCGGCGctgccgccggggccggggccgccgtgcccgtgcccgtgcccgccCCCGGGCGCGCCCGCCTCGGCGGCGCGGGAGGAGGCGGCGCGGAGCAGCGGCGGCGCCCGCACGGGGATGGCGTCTCCCGGAGCGCTGGAACCGGCGGCCGGCAGCGTGCCCGGCACCAAGGTGGAGCTCACCGTGTCCTGCCGGTGagccgggagcggggcggctCGGTGCCGGGGGACGGGTGGGAgcggcggcgccgggggggATGCGCCGGGAGCCCCGCGTCCTGAGCCCGCTCCCCTTCGGTGCTCCCCAGCGCCGGCGCCCGGAGCTGCCCGGGGCTCcggaccgggaccgggagcgggagcccggctctgccctgcccGGTGCTGGCCGTGCGCGGGGCAGCGCGGCAGGAGCGGCTcggtgcccgcagccccggggtGTTTGTTGCTCGGTGCCTCCGGCTGAGCGGGGACCGCGGGGCAAGCGGCGGCTGCGGGTGGCCACGTACAGCCCTGCGCGGGGGTCCTGCCCCGGGGACCGGCACCGGCAGCGTCCCCTCTGCTGGGGGACAAGGGAAGGCCTCTGCCCCCATCAACCGCCCTGCCCGGTGTGGCCCCGAAGTCCTCCCTGCCAGCTCCGGACCACGTttgggcagggggctgctgtgCCCCCTCCTTGCAGATGCGTCAGGGGTCCCAGCTgagccccctccctccctgccagccccgctgGGCAGCAGGCGGAGGGGCCGtggggctgtgggtgctggcaTCCCCGGGCAGGGGCCAGGGCACAGCCAGGCCCCAGCTTTGCAGCCCCCCGAGGGCTCAGCTCCATCCAGGGCTGCCAGCAAAGCCTGGCGGGGGCTTCTCTCTGCCCCCTGGCCCTGCCCGCTTGGGCCAGGGCAGCTGGCTGAGCACCAGGGCGCAGGAAGGATCCCAGCAGAGCCGCTCACGGCCCCCGGCTCTCCCCGGTGTCAAACCACAACAACGGCAGCGATCAAAGTGCTCCGGCGTCTGCTGCGCTGGGGGGGCCGTGGGGTAGTGCGGGCTGGCCCCCACGGGCTACCCGGCCCCTGCTAAGTGTCTGCTTTCTTCTCACTTCTGCGCTCTCCATTAGCTGCACTCCCGCTTCTGGGGTGCGGCGGGTGCTCAGCCGTCGCCGGCAGCACCGGGGAAGGTTTCGTCCTGTAAATGGGTTCCTGTCATGTTCAATCACTGTCAGCGCTGGAGACGCTGCTCCTCGCTGTCCCGACGGGCTCCCTCCACCCGGCCTCCTGCCCGTGTCCCACGGGCACCGGGGCTTTCGGCCCCGAGTGCCGGCACAGCACGGTGCCATCCCCCAAAAGCCCAGCCCGGGGAGGACACGGGGACCCCCAGCGGGTTGGGCCCTGGCACCCAGGGAGCGCGTGGCCGCTCATGCCTGGCTCCGTCCCCCCAGGAACCTGCTGGACATGGACACCTTCTCCAAGTCTGACCCAGGTGGGTGGCAGGGGCGTGCTGCTGGCGGTGCGAGCGCAGCGTGGCAAGGCACGGCACGGCTCCGCTCCTCTCTCCGCAGTGGTCGTCCTCTTCGTGCAGGGCGCGGGGAGCAGCGAGTGGAAGGAGGTGAGCGCTGCGACTCTCACCTCGTCCCCCCTACCCCATGCcaggggtgctgcagcccccagcgTGCCCGTTCCTGGCTAATCCCCGGCTCGGTTAAATGGGCCCATATGGCCACCGACTTCCACGCTAATGATCCCTCCTCGCTGCTAATCCCCGCGGGGATTagtgctggggcagctgccATGGGGAGGGATGGCAGGCACGGGGCCGCCCTCACCCCTCTCTCTGCAGTTTGGGCGCACTGAGGTGATCGACAACACCCTGAACCCCGACTTCGTCCGCAAGTTTGTCCTCGACTACTACTTCGAGGAGAAGCAAAACCTCCGCTTCGACGTGTGAGTGCCTCCGCGCCCACGGGGACAATGGGGTAcgggtgctgagcccctgtgggcagcccacggGACACCGTGAAAAGCACCGAGGCAATAAAAATTGTCACAGCGCGGAGGGGCTGAGGGGTTGGAAATGTTGTGTGGGGCCAGTGGGGGGTCCCCGAGTGCCgggtggggacatggggacgtgTCTGGGTGCCAGCTCACGGCTCTGCTCTGCCACCGGCAGCTACAACGTGGACTCCAAGAGCTGCTCCATCTACAAGCAGGTGAGCGCCGTGGGGCCGGGGGACACGGGGTGATGTCCCCGcgtggtgggagctgctgggggtggAGGCACCGCAAGGCTGTGCCCCTGAGGGGGCTCCCGGGTGGGACAGGCACCCCTGGCCTCGGGGGCTCAGCCTGCCCTTCGTCTCTCCATGCCGCATCGGGACTGGCAGAAGGTAGGTGTCTGCCACGCTGCAAAATCAGTCCCCTGGGGGGGTGCATGGTGGTCCTGGGATGCAGGGTAGGACCAGAGCACATGGAGCGGCTCCGGTGGGGGACACGTGATGGGTCCAGGGCATGTGGAGTGGGCGCATGGGATGATCCTGTGGGTGCAGGATGAGTTCAGGGATATGGGGCGAACCTGGGTGTGCAGGATGTgtcctgggctgggggtggctcCTGCAGCACGGGGTGGGTGCAGGGCACttggggtggctgtggggcagggcGACCAAAGGTTGGGGATGGTGAGGGTCTGGGGGGGCTGCGAGCAGGATCCCCCAGGTTTAACACCCTCTGCTCGGGGCGCAGGACTTCCTGGGGCAGGCGTTCGTGGCGCTGGGGGAGGTGATCGGGTCCCAGCGGGGCCGCCTGGAGAGAGCCCTCACGTGAGTCGCACCCCGCGGTGGGGTCGGGGGTCCCGCACCGTGCCCCCAGCCACCCGCCCCACCTGGGGACACCCCCATGGCCCCGCTGTGCACGGGGGAAGGCACCAGCACCATGGGGTCACACAGAGCACCCTGTGTCCTGCCCCGTCCTGTCCTCACCATCCCCACGCTGGCCTCTTGTCACAGGGGGATCCCAGGGAAGCGGTGCGGGaccatcctgctgctggccgAGGAGCTGAGCAACTGCAGGGTGAGCGCTGGCGTTTTGGGGCGCTGCTGGGGCACGGGGCGAGGAGCCGGCCCGAGGTGACGGTCCTCGTCCCCAGGACATCGTCACGATGCAGCTGTGCGCCAACAAGCTGGACAAGAAGGACTTTTTCGGGAAATCCGACCCCTTCCTCGTCTTCTACCGCAGCAACGAGGACGGCACGTGAGCacggggccgcggggcgcccGGGTCCCCGCGCGGCGCGCCCTGACCCTGCCCTGTCCCCGCAGCTTCACCATCTGCCACAAGACAGAGGTGGTGAAGAACACGCTCAACCCGGTGTGGCAGCCCTTCACCATCCCCGTGCGCGCCCTCTGCAACGGGGACTACGACcggtgaggggctggggacccggtgaggggatggggacggTGCCGTGGGGCAGCcgtggggccggggcagggcgtGAGCGTCTCCCCAGCAGGTGTAGCCCCgctagcagcagcagcaggcagctccgAATTGGGTCcttattggcttttttttttttttttcctcttttgcaacCCAAATTACATAAAAgcttcccccccttccccagagCCCTGCCGTGACCCAAAttcccccgctcccctccccgcaGAGCTGCGGGCCGGGCACGCGGTGCGGCTCTGACGGCGCTGGCACGCCGAGCCCCGGGTGCCACAAGCAGGGCGTCCCCACGGCCCCGGAGCCGCGGTGGCCATGCCGGCGGCTCCCCCTGAGCCCCGCTTTGCTTCCAGCACGGTGAAGATCGACGTGTACGACTGGGACCGGGACGGGAGGTGAGGCCGTGCCCCCAGGGGCAGGGGCGGGCGTCGGGGCATCCCTCGCCCTGTGCCACACGTGGCCCCCACGCTCCCCCCCGCAGCCACGACTTCATCGGGGAGTTTGCCACCAGCTACCGGGAGCTGTCCCGAGCACAGAGCCAGTTCACGGTGTATGAGGTAGGGGGGGGTACGGCCGGGGGGGTTCCgggggtgctgggagccccacAGTGGGACCTGCCCATGCCCACAGGTGCTGAACCCTAGGAAGAAGtgcaagaagaagaaatacGTCAACTCCGGCACCGTGAGTGGGGCTGGGGCGCTTTTAGGTCTCCTGCCTGTGGTGGGGGCATGGTCCTGACCCCGTGTGCCCGCAGGTGACTCTGCTCTCCTTCTCCGTCGAGTCCGAGTTCACCTTCGTTGACTACATCCGAGGCGGGTGAGTGGGGACGGGTGTCCCCGGGCTCCTGAGGCACCCAGGGCACTGGGACGGGGGCCGGGACCGTGGTTACGGTGACACCACAGGCTGGGGGTGCCGAGAGGGTGGCTGCGGGTGTTGGCTGGGGCACGGGGCCAAgcaatggggctggggggcacaggTAGAGGACGCACCGTGCCGTGGGGCTGGCAGCCGGGACCCCTGCACCGTGGGGCCAGCAGGCTCTCTCGCTCTCCCTCCAAGGACGCAGCTGAACTTCACCGTCGCCATTGACTTCACGGCCTCCAACGGTGAGCGCGGCGGCCGGGAGGGGGCTGaccgggggggcggcggcggcagggcgGTGCCGACGGGCGCTGTGCCGCAGGGATGCCGTCGCAGCCCACCTCGCTGCACTACGCCAGCCCCTACCAGCTCAGCGCCTACGCCCTGGCGCTCAAGGCCGTCGGGGAGATCATCCAGGACTACGACAGCGACAAGCTCTTCCCCGCCTACGGCTTCGGCGCCAAGCTGCCGCCCGACGGCAAGATCTCCCACCAGTTCCCCCTGGTGCGCTCTGGGGCTCGGGGGGAGCCCCACCGCGGGGCAGGGCTGAGGGTGAACGCACAGCTCCCGGGCGGGGAGGCAGCCCCTGGGTCGGGGAAGCACCCGGCctggccgcatcctgccccgCAGCCgtgggagggagctggggagctgtgcCCCCGCCCCGAGCGCCCGTCCCGTCCCCCAGAACAACAACGAGGACAACCCCAGCTGCGCCGGCATCGAGGGCGTGCTCGAGTCCTACCTGCAGAGCCTGCGCACCGTGCAGCTCTACGGGCCCACCAACTTCGCCCCCGTCATCAACCAGGTGGCCGGGTGAGCGCCGCGGGGCTGTCCCCGTGCCGTCCCCGCGCGGCGAGGTGACACGGGGCCGGCTGCTGGAGGGAGCCCGTGCCCCCTGTGCCCGCAGGACGGCCGCCCAGGTGACGGACGGCTCCCAGTACCATGTCCTCCTCATCATCACCGACGGCGTCATCTCCGACATGCTGCAGACCAAGGAGGCCATCGTCACCGTG includes:
- the CPNE9 gene encoding copine-9 isoform X1, translated to MGPGHVEWAHGMILWVQDEFRDMGRTWVCRMCPGLGVAPAARGGCRALGVAVGQGDQRLGMVRVWGGCEQDPPGLTPSARGAGLPGAGVRGAGGGDRVPAGPPGESPHGDPREAVRDHPAAGRGAEQLQGHRHDAAVRQQAGQEGLFREIRPLPRLLPQQRGRHLHHLPQDRGGEEHAQPGVAALHHPRARPLQRGLRPHGEDRRVRLGPGREVRPCPQGQGRASGHPSPCATRGPHAPPRSHDFIGEFATSYRELSRAQSQFTVYEVLNPRKKCKKKKYVNSGTVTLLSFSVESEFTFVDYIRGGTQLNFTVAIDFTASNGMPSQPTSLHYASPYQLSAYALALKAVGEIIQDYDSDKLFPAYGFGAKLPPDGKISHQFPLNNNEDNPSCAGIEGVLESYLQSLRTVQLYGPTNFAPVINQVAGTAAQVTDGSQYHVLLIITDGVISDMLQTKEAIVTASALPMSIIIVGVGPAEFDGEQGSGQRGVPEEGTGLGDTGAARTRGAERCCPPAMEELDGDEVRVSSRGRYAERDIVQVTGSRGRRAGGGGAGSGTRCPSALEQPPAGTAGGMGWPRDRVPCRGAGLEGRFPAVPAASSRSSCRSGTTWTTRATRC
- the CPNE9 gene encoding copine-9 isoform X3, which translates into the protein MASPGALEPAAGSVPGTKVELTVSCRNLLDMDTFSKSDPVVVLFVQGAGSSEWKEFGRTEVIDNTLNPDFVRKFVLDYYFEEKQNLRFDVYNVDSKSCSIYKQDFLGQAFVALGEVIGSQRGRLERALTGIPGKRCGTILLLAEELSNCRDIVTMQLCANKLDKKDFFGKSDPFLVFYRSNEDGTFTICHKTEVVKNTLNPVWQPFTIPVRALCNGDYDRTVKIDVYDWDRDGSHDFIGEFATSYRELSRAQSQFTVYEVLNPRKKCKKKKYVNSGTVTLLSFSVESEFTFVDYIRGGTQLNFTVAIDFTASNGMPSQPTSLHYASPYQLSAYALALKAVGEIIQDYDSDKLFPAYGFGAKLPPDGKISHQFPLNNNEDNPSCAGIEGVLESYLQSLRTVQLYGPTNFAPVINQVAGTAAQVTDGSQYHVLLIITDGVISDMLQTKEAIVTASALPMSIIIVGVGPAEFDGEQGSGQRGVPEEGTGLGDTGAARTRGAERCCPPAMEELDGDEVRVSSRGRYAERDIVQVTGSRGRRAGGGGAGSGTRCPSALEQPPAGTAGGMGWPRDRVPCRGAGLEGRFPAVPAASSRSSCRSGTTWTTRATRC